The DNA window TTTCCCTTTTCTTAAAGCCTAAAAAGAAAGGTTAAAGCTTTATGGTCCATCTTAGTGTAAGTGGCATTGATTAcaactaaaaacaaattaaagagatTATCATATTAAGATTACATCCATGGTGTTTTTGATGTTTTCTTTTGATCATTCTGTTATCATTACTCAAAGATTCTTTAATTATTTGAGGCAGATAAAGCTTAGCCttttttgctttatttattttaagcatGTTTAGAGTGGTGATTTCGAATTTGATTTGGGTGTAATTGGATGAATTAAGTGTTTATAACACGTAGGCTCATCAGAAATGCTCTGATTTTCCTGATTCCAGAGAAGTTTCAGTTTCCTCGTCTTAAAATCCTAGATTCATCTTATTAAAGCCCAAAAGACAAATTCCATCTCATTCATTCATACTAGAATAGGCAAGAAATAACCAAATTCGATCTCATTGAATGGGAcatgaaatttatttataaaaatacgATCCATGGAAGAGACATAAGTATTATTCTTGCAACATAACAAAATGTAAAATGACTAACAACATGTCCTGAATGCCCCAAAGAAGCTATAATATGGTGGGAATTCTGACtcaaatatttgttctttaaatTGGAGTCTGAATCTTTACTATCTACTGTGCTTTCTTGTTCACATTGTTGTACACCTTCTGGAACATGACTTGTTGACGTTAACTCGAGGGACAAGCAGAGTTTCACATTACCTGAAGCTCGAAAACGACTCCTTAATTTTGTATAAAACCTTTGTGAAAATTCAAGTTTCCCTGTGAAATCATTTCCATCCAAGTATAGAGCATTAATAGTTGATATTTTCTCGAATTTTGACGGAATAATACCTGAAAGAATGTTATTACTGAGGCTGAGGAATCTCAGTTTCTTCATTTCTGTCATGGAATTTGGTATATTCCCTTTCAATCCCATGTTTGAAAGATCCAACATTTCCAAGTTCTTCATGTTCCTCCATTGAATTCTTGTTACATAATCGCCTATCGGATTGTCAGATAACACAAGTTCTTCTAAGGAATCCATTTCTTGAAATGTCTCTGGCAAACCATCAGAGAAATTGTTGTGGCTGAGATCAAGTAGTGTTAGACTCTTTAGTCCTCCAATTTCTCCAGGCAATTTTCCATCTAATCGATTGTTGCTCAAGTCGAGCTTTATGAGAGAAGATAAATCACCAATAGTCACAGGTAATGCACCAGATAGAAAATTCCTGCTTGTGTCAAGTATCAAAAGATTTGTCAATCTTCCTAGACTAGTTGGAATAGGACCAATAAAATTGTTGCCTGCCGAAACGAGGCGCTTTAGTTTAGTTAAATTGCCTAAAGCTTCTGGTATTTCTCCTTTCAGTCCATTTTCCAGCAGTACTAAAGATTGAAGATTCTTAAGGTAGCCAAAACTTGTGGGAATTGTCCCAATAAGACCAGGATTTGATCGGAACTCTAACGATTCAAGGCTGTTCGCGAGACTATCCCAATTTGAAATGGGAATTGATTTGTGCTGATCTGAGAGGAAGCAATTTGAGAAGGAAAGTCTTTTTAGATGCTTGAGGTTAAACAAGTGTTCTGTGAACTCTGCAGCTTGGGAGCAACGAAGGGAATTGTCATATAGGTCTCCAATAGTTAAATCCGTTACGTGCCAGAAGCCATTGGAGAAATCACATGATACTCCCTGTGaattatagtaaaaataagagTTCACAAAGTTGATTAAAGTGTTAAGACAAGAGTTTATGTTATGGCGTAACGAATTTTTACACTGTTATGTCAAGTTAAAATACAAGAACGATAATTTCAATGCATATAACTACTTGGTTTTAGGAATGAATTACATCAAGATAAAGCCTAAATCACTATAATAAAGtgataaatattgcaaattaccAATAGAATactaacatatatatttactaGTACTACCAGAAAAGGTGTGTTAGAAATTGGAAAGCTCCTAACTGGTGATGTCTCTCTTACACACACTCATATAACACTGTTTGCAAATCCAGAACAGAAAAAGTAAGAATTTGAGAAAGTCTTTTTCACTTTAATTAACAACCATTGAGAGGACAGTTTGATCTATTAAGAGTCCCACATCGGATATGAGATGGGTAATTGATCTCCTATATGGTCTTGAATAATCCTCACCCTACGAGATATTTtttgtcttgagttaggccaagatccattttttttatcacgTTACCAAAGTCTGTTCATCCGAATTCTTTGTTCACCTATGTTGTGCTTCCATATTATATTGCCCACAAGAGTCGAATATGGGATGGGTAATTGATCTCAAATGTCTTGAACAATACTCATCCTAATTCCTATGATGTAGTTTATGCGGTTGAGTAAGTCCCAAGATCCAtttctttatattaaaataaaataaaaaatttaaggaCATCCATGCATGGCTTTGTGGCATTactgttttcttgattttgaactacagcaagaaaaatcaataatgGTAAAAAAACTTAAGACTAGAATCAACTAGCAAATTATGAAATCATATACTCTtcgttcctttttagttgtcacGTTTTCCTGTTTTCTTTAGAGTAACTTTGACtaatttcatcatattaatatgcaaaaaattacaatttatagtattttttatataatttttgaatatctaaatgtttagtttaaaatatcgaattaatgtaatctaatttagctttaaaaattagCAAAAGAACATCGAGAGCAAAAGATTAGTACCTCAATTGATGTCCAGCCACAAGGATCAGGATAAAGAAATGAACCATTCCACTCATTTCCAACAAAACCTTGAATAGCAGAGTACAATGCCTCTTTCTCATGTTTCTCCATTGGAGATATAGAAGCATCTGCTACACCTCTGTACATAACAATATACACCCCAACAAGAACAAGCTGAAGTAACATAATGTGAAAAATTTAGGTAAACAAGAAACAGAAGAGTGCAATAgcagattttgaaagaaaaaattataattaattgtgGACTTTGATGAAAGACATacagaaaataaagaagagagCATAAAGAAAATTGTTCAATTTGGGAATCTCTGAAACTGGTATAATAAATATAAGGAGAGAATGGAGGCTGGAGCACAGAGGATAtgaatttgtctttttttttttgctttatttattGCTGCAGCAGTAAAGCAgagtgaaaaaagaagaagttgtaGAATAACAACAAAAGACACAGGATCTACAAAAAGTTGCAGCCAAGTACAATAAGAAATGTGGCTCGAGGTTAAAAAGGCAATAATCACAGTGGTAATTAAGAACTATAATAGCAGAGCTACCAGTCAGTAGTGAAAACGAGATATGAACAAATTAAGGAGCTTTCTTTTAATGGTCGAGAATGTTAGGATCAAATGCTTATCATCATGTCGTGTTCTGCATATAATGTTTTCTAATGTTTAactaactacaacaaaaataatttttagcgaTAATAAATGTGTTTATTAATAAATAGTGTTAAAGTCtttattgatattaattaattgtcattagatcTGCTATAGGCTCTAGCTAGTAATTGTCTTTaagaaatcatatttagtgacaattaaggtattatcgttaattaattatcGATATAATATCAAGCTTATCCGATGACGTTGTAAGCTACTAGCAAGGCTCAAATTAGTGATCTAAGTTACAAGTTTCTCAACCTTTATAGCTTGAACTTAGCCCTAGGGATGAATAAATAAAAGTCATTTAGTATTGCTGCTTCTATGTTGTATGGTTTTATTAATTGTGCCAACGTTTATAAACAGCATTAATGAGTATAGGTTAGTGTATTTATTTTGTGAAGGTTACAacaatttgaattattttatggCAAATAATGTAGTGTTGTGCTTTGAAATGTGGTTATGGTAGTTTTGAAGGGGACCAGCTTATAACGTCATTGGATTTTGGACCATCTTCCATGCAGATCGCTGATTTGCACTATTGCTTTCTCGTGATGCATGTTAAGGATgatgtgtgttttttttttgtcgttCAGGAACGTTACAAGTCTTAAAccttgattaatttgaatttctgatatcatatttttttatttttctataacaTCATTCTGCTTCTAATAGTGACATTCATTATAGAAGCACATTTTTGCAAGATTTCactatgtataaaaataattaaaatacatatgATAAATGCACATTATAAGTTTCAAGTTTGaatatttaaaaggaaaaattatacttaaattAGTTATAGACATATTTTCACGAGGAAAGACTAATAGTGTTTGCCTCTATCTTTTACATTAATACTCCTTTTAgctatttagttttttttgttaaattggTTAACAAATACATTCTTTCTTTTTAGTACAGAAAATcgttactttaattttttgggtatttttatttataacagCTAAATAAGATCAaatgttaatatacatatataacaacatGTCACTATAACAGTTACGAGATTTCAATATAACGAGATTTGACGGTATATATATGATTTCCTCTTCACTTTTACTACTCTTCCCAGTTTACTTCAACGTTTAAAGTAGCTCTCCTACTCTGATAAATGAAGGGCGATAGTGTATACTGATTAGGTAAAGTATTATTGCATATTAGGTTTGATGAACTAAAAAGCCTATTACTACATATAATAATAGCACTGGAGAGGTTTGGGcctatacatatataattagtgtatacggattaaataataaacaatCTTCAACTTTATTGTTTACGTACAAAGTTTTTCTTCAACTTAGATTacctaaaaatttaaataaccaTTCACATTAAATTGAGATCTGTAATCTATAAAAGTAAGATTAATAATAATCTATAAAATAAGATAGAGTTAAAATATATCGTTTAAATCTATCATTAGGTAATAATGAAAAGATTCATTTTGTGTAGCGATCAATTTGGTGTCGctaccttaatattttcttctattttgcTCTTAGCTATCAATTTGGTATCGctaccttaatattttcttctcattttgctctacttattatttaatactCCCTACCTTTTTAGTTTTCATAATATAGCTCTATCCCGTACCCTACAATTTCTTataggtttatcattcaaattatgaatgtgTAACAATGGAGGACGATACAATCTATCTAAACGTTGTTCAATAAAACAATACAGTGTGATACAATAATACACAAcgcaatacaatacaatacattatgaaacaatacaaACAACCCTCCAAACCAAGTGTAAGGGTCATTTGGTTTTGGGATGGGATATGTTGGAATATATCATGTGATTATTTTATTGCACCTTTTATTATCCCTCCATTTATACCAAAAACAACATAATAAAATAGTcttagaattaaataattactcATTTACCAAATactcattaatttttttatgaaatatctCGAGATTATTATTCTTATCCCACCAATTAAACCACCGCTTGGATTATATaagttaattctttttttttttaatcttttagtGTGCTGGAATATGCCTTGATAGATCATAGGATAAGTACTGCAACTCTACTttgtttgatttaaaataattgtaaagTTGTTGGATTTATCAGCTTGCAATGGAACTACAAAAGTCAACACCTATGAGAAGAAGCTAGCAGTGCATGCCAAAGCTTTGTGGTTCCCATAGATCCAATTTAAGAATACTACTGCCCTATCATTAAAAAATATGGGCTTTGAGCCCATGTTTTTGCTACTTTATCAGGAAATAACCAAACAAGTGGCAAGTCCAATATGGTAACTACCACTTCCTTTCTTGTGTTTATACTATTGGGCCATGAATTCTTTTATATCTTTGATATAATGTCAAACATGGACTTCTTTTCTATCTCACCCTACACAAAGTAAGTGTACATTCGGTGTGACGGGTCTTGCTTTGATATTATGTAAAATTAGGTCTTACGCCTAACTTATCGCCCAAAAGCTGAAAAGAGAAGGATTGCTCAAGCCTTATGAGAAGTTCACTTATCTCATTAACAATTAATGTGAGACGTTTGTCATTCTTCAACAATCAACGTTACTACATTTTGTGCCTGCTGATTGTTTTACTAATTCATGAGTTACTTATTAAATAGCATGTTATTCCAATTCCTAAATTGTCAAATGATTTTATTCGTTCCTTGCTTTCTAATCAATGAGGGACAAAGTTTTTATGCAAAATGAATTTTGTTCAAATTTCGTTTTCTCATTTACTCCACTTTCCATTCATACCAACTTAAACCCAACAATAACAATGAAGAAAGATTGCATTACATATACCAAGGctaaaaatacatcaaaattCACCAGAAGTAGATAAAGCATTTGAAGAAATCATGTCTTGGTGATAATTTAACAAACATcaaattgattaaattattttgtatattcttTTGGCCATGTTGAGCTGCAGCTATAGCTCATTTTTTTTAGTGTCCCTATCATGTTAAAATCTTAAATCCGTTTATCAGTACATCTAGTAAACAATAAAATCGAACACTTGCGACCAATTAGGGAAAATAAATTAGCTAGAAAGGCAATTGTGCAAGTAACATAACTTAAATTGATGCTTGATGTTACATATACTTGTGTATATCATTCTTTCGTCttgttctaaatttttttagagGAATAtggaggaagaaattaaaaCTTCTATATCTCCAgtgatctattttttttattagttactAAAAGAACAATTCAATGATTAAGAGGTCACAATTCAAAtggtaatttaaatttaatattagtAATCATATGGGTGTTGAATAACTTTTCTCATCCAGATAAATTATAGGATAAATTACTTTATTAGACATATATCACTaccatatatattaattttacttttatttttaaataattacatatattatcacttttaatattttatatcatatattattgaaGATACAATCAATACTCATATCCCTTAAAACTaggattgattaattatttgtacATTTAAACTCTAAAATTAGTGTTTTAATTGAAAACAAATATCTTTTTCTCAGAAAGTATGAGTTAATTAGGgtaaaactcaaactcaaacttTTTCTCTTCCACTTCCCTTGAAGAGTCAAAATTTACTGACAATAAACACTCCATTAAAAGGATATTCTACAGCTTGTCAACacacacatcaaatttttaacCTTTGATTTTCTCACTCTCAAACCAATTCCTCACGAATCCACCATTTTTTCTCGCAAGGGGAGACACCTCTCGCAaatggcggagccagaatttcAACTAAGgagtgtcaaaatataaagaagttaaATTGAGTAGAAGTCGAGGAGTgtcaatatgtaatatatatacataagaaaatatatttttatctagcTATGCAGTATAATTTTCTGACGGAGGGGTGtatgtggctccgccactgcctCTCGCACGCAGAGACAATGAATATCGTTATAAACATAGATTTCAAGCCCAATAGATTTATCATGGAGATTGCAGTAAactttattcaaaaaaaatttatgttatatgtATCATTAATATAAAGAATACTTTTGCAGTAGTAGGTCGAGCAAAGAAtaaatatagagagagaaattaaGTTTTTGCAGTAGAAGGCCAGgaaaagaataatttttgaaaaaaataaagttaactGCAATCTCTATGACACATAATTGCAAGTTTCAATAAGCAGATTTACGcatgtatatgatacattattGAGATACAATTATATgtatttagggtgtgtttggtatgaaggaaaatgaaatgttttcctagaaaatgttttcttggaaaataagttgatttttgacttattttctcatgtttggttggtgagtaaaaaatattttccgaaaaagattttcagtgtttgatttatgaatgaaaaatgtttttgaaaaatttcttttatttttactagagtagaaaataattgttgaaattgaaaatatttNNNNNNNNNNNNNNNNNNNNNNNNNNNNNNNNNNNNNNNNNNNNNNNNNNNNNNNNNNNNNNNNNNNNNNNNNNNNNNNNNNNNNNNNNNNNNNNNNNNNNNNNNNNNNNNNNNNNNNNNNNNNNNNNNNNNNNNNNNNNNNNNNNNNNNNNNNNNNNNNNNNNNNNNNNNNNNNNNNNNNNNNNNNNNNNNNNNNNNNNNNNNNNNNNNNNNNNNNNNNNNNNNNNNNNNNNNNNNNNNNNNNNNNNNNNNNNNNNNNNNNNNNNNNNNNNNNNNNNNNNNNNNNNNNNNNNNNNNNNNNNNNNNNNNNNNNNNNNNNNNNNNNNNNNNNNNNNNNNNNNNNNNNNNNNNNNNNNNNNNNNNNNNNNNNNNNNNNNNNNNNNNNNNNNNNNNNNNNNNNNNNNNNNNNNNNNNNNNNNNNNNNNNNNNNNNNNNNNNNNNNNNNNNNNNNNNNNNNNNNNNNNNNNNNNNNNNNNNNNNNNNNNNNNNNNNNNNNNNNNNNNNNNNNNNNNNNNNNNNNNNNNNNNNNNNNNNNNNNNNNNNNNNNNNNNNNNNNNNNNNNNNNNNNNNNNNNNNNNNNNNNNNNNNNNNNNNNNNNNNNNNNNGAAGTTGgaggagagttttggaaaatgttttccttaagttttgaagggaagtcattttccttaaatttgaggaaaatgagttgatttggaaaacattttacaaaacatttaacccaaccaaacatgagaaaattggaaaactccttcataccaaacagaCCCTTAGTTTTTATCACTGTATTTTATTAAGTGTGTATGTATCTAATGAATATATTGGAGGCTTGAGTATTATTGAAAATTTACGCATGTATTTGACACAATTTGTTCTATCATGTATCCGAGTTTTGTCATATGTATATGGTCTTCTATCATGTATCttaatattatcatatatatttgttatgtTATTACAATGTATCTaactattttcatatttatctgagatacatgtttttggatataacgtataaatttgatatttggtacatcaaattatacatataatagatacatgaaataatattagatcatataaatagatacatgaaattaatattagatcatataaataaatatatgaaattaatactagatacttctatgacacatatgaatgtacttgtatGATAATCATGTATTTAGGTGTTAATTGTCtatgtattttgaaaattatcaataactcctctaattaaggaaatatgTTAcgtctaattaattaaataaataaaatatgtatctcaattttaaaattcggcAGATACATTTATCTCACGGATTCAGactcatgtatcctaagcaCGAAATATGatagaggaagtaatatttgaaactattggaaatcttagtaattaggacctaaactagtgggatttacGTAGTTTCCCCTAAATTATACGTTAATAACTATTTTTCTCGCTTCTAGTTGtcatttgtttaaaaataaagtaaattaaagTGATGGTTAAAGAGTTACGagcatcttttttttcttgttaaaaGTTATTATGAACATATGTGGTTAAAATATCGTCACTCATCAAACTACTAGTAATGAGAAAGAAATTAGAACATAGCATGTTATATATTTGCATGTTTATAGTATAATTTTCATCAATGTAACAAAAGTAGTTTCATTAACGGGCCATGTGTGCAATTTGTATGTTTTTGGCAAGTTTAGTTCTTTGTCCGAATATAGCTTGTGTGACTTTAAACATTCAATCAAATCTATAAACTTGATTGGACTAGATGACcagtagatttttttttttttacttcgtCTCAAGTATTTGATAATGTATTGAAATTTCAACTAATTTAGATTCACGCTTCGTAAGATTCATTAGAAGGGAGGACATTATTTCCTATCATATACCTTTAATTGATGACGAAGAGGTCGTATTCATTCTACCACAATTATATTCTTGGTGATACTCTATATAGTTAGATTCTATTATCAACATATCGACATCTTTGTTTTTTTACTTACGTTGGAAGgtaacttttcttttatattgaaAGACATAATAATCAAGTAAATATAATGAACttcccaagaaaaaaaaaagcgtTACCACTTAAGCAAAAATATTGTTAAGCTGCTAAAAAAAGCATAATATTATTTAACAGCAGAGCAATTCTTTTAAAACAAGAACGGATCGAGTATTGaaattcttaatattttaaaaaaatatgccaACTATATGTGCAGTACATCAAGTTAAAAGGAatgtaaataaaagaaaaagaagcatTGATTTATATAATAACAAGTTAATGACTATATTTAATTCGTTCacttttattcattcattttaaaCTTTACACGTTCCTAAAAAGATTAGTTTTATTGTTCAATAATTTTCTCTTATGCATTCTATAATAAAAATCCAAACATTCAATAACAAATCCAAATTATTCCATGATTATTAGTATATCCTTTTTTATATTAGAATTCACATATAACTTGATCCCAAAATGAATCAATTTAAAAGAGTCTTTTCACTTTTGCAACTTATTGCAAACAGAATCACAATAGTTCCAAATTGTCTTATTTTTGTCATTAAGAGAACATTAGGCGTTCAAGTATTTCGAATACTTCGAATCTAATAATCAAAGGTTGTAGAACAATTATTTTGCTTAAGTGGTAATTAGAATAACATGAAGTACTTTATATTCAAAAATAGAATTTCTTACGGTAATaagattaattaaatttcaaaacgGATATCACACACaaagtgaaaaatgaaatattagtACTTCCCTAATATTCTTAGTTATACTAGATCCGGCTCCCCTCCATTACCCCTTTCCTCCATTTCGTCAAGTGCACCCCTAGATAAGCGACACATGtcttatttaaagtttaaaggtcaagattatattatattaataaatatcataaccatagttaagtcaactaattttagaaaactactctctaaatttgataaaaattacaataaatttcatacaaaatttaatatttattaatagcattaatttcatcttgtatttttatatttaaatcttaaaattgTTAAACATGAAACGTTTATATTTAATGTGATAAATAATAATCTTCAAAAACATTTGCATTTAAAACAATGTTTGCttttatttcacaaaaaaataaatatataaaagaaaattttaagaaaacgtAGATTTTTTCCCTTCAAACGTACAATAACCACATTTTCTCCTTGGAATAATTTTGATATCGTTTAATTCGAAAAAccttttgtcttttattttttatttttgtttcgtaacattgataattcttcaaaaaaacATTCTCAATGTAGTATAatatttcaagaataaaatttaCTAGTACAGAAAATTATTTAGTTGATTCTCACCTTAAAGGATCCTTAAATATCATAaactttaatatttaaatatactAGAAAGTAATGGCTCATGCCAGCACGGGCCCATTATTATTATGtaatattccttttttttgttaaatttgtttttacatgaaattggagaaatttttttgataaatctaTCGGTCTGTTCTGTAAAATGTTAATTTTCTCTATTTGATGAGCAAAAATTTTTGCAACATATTTCCTCtagaaaataagttttttttttcttttgaaatgaggaaatgatttctataataaatatcatAACTTGATATCAATTAAAAGTTGGATTACAAGTATGTACCGTAAGATGTtgaaacttttcaaaacttgaaAACTGTATCTTCTATATAAGTAAgtcaaatataaaaagaaataatttaaattaatttgacgtttttcttaataaattatttattaggattttattaaattttttttattaattatactttaaaaatataaatatgactattaataatcttatatagttatttaatgatatatataatattaaaaaataatttgttttgaatataaaagctaaataataaaattttattaaattatttaactatattaaatttaaacaaTTGAATATGTAGAGAATAAAAATGGatatatagaaactcaataaaGTTATCATTGTATATGCGTCAATTGTAAAATTAAATGGACCCCACTATACTCAATGATAGAAGGCATAATATGTAATTTAGTAGAAAAGTGTAGGTTTTTTTGTAAAGATGTTAAGAAGGTACAAATAATAAGACTCATAGTACAATTTTTTCTATGCAATGCTTATCACTTTGAGAAGTTGgaatgacaaaaatatccccACTTGCCAATTGAATGACCAAAAGTAGCCTTTGAAACTCtctcttctaatatatatatatatatatatatatatactagataatgttgcccgtgctatgcacgggcccaataagataaatggtatattttggggctaataaccgagtttttgaagcgattgtttgtgtgaataaaggaataagtttttttatcataaacatgtactttctttgacgctatttaaggcataataagactatccacatacaacatttttgaaatattttatgttgtcaattatcatgatttatagtatttttacgatagattcacttcaagaatcagtagaattttttgtattttttttcaaaacatattttatgttgtcaattattatgatttatagtatttttacacaatttttaaatataaaaaaaacaagacaaataaattaaaatgaacccaatatatgttatttttgttgtctcaatttatgtgacacaaatgaaatttggagagtcatccgaattttcatatttttttttaaatgtttgaagttattaattaatgtgatttataatatttttatgtaactttg is part of the Solanum stenotomum isolate F172 chromosome 8, ASM1918654v1, whole genome shotgun sequence genome and encodes:
- the LOC125873328 gene encoding piriformospora indica-insensitive protein 2-like produces the protein MLLQLVLVGVYIVMYRGVADASISPMEKHEKEALYSAIQGFVGNEWNGSFLYPDPCGWTSIEGVSCDFSNGFWHVTDLTIGDLYDNSLRCSQAAEFTEHLFNLKHLKRLSFSNCFLSDQHKSIPISNWDSLANSLESLEFRSNPGLIGTIPTSFGYLKNLQSLVLLENGLKGEIPEALGNLTKLKRLVSAGNNFIGPIPTSLGRLTNLLILDTSRNFLSGALPVTIGDLSSLIKLDLSNNRLDGKLPGEIGGLKSLTLLDLSHNNFSDGLPETFQEMDSLEELVLSDNPIGDYVTRIQWRNMKNLEMLDLSNMGLKGNIPNSMTEMKKLRFLSLSNNILSGIIPSKFEKISTINALYLDGNDFTGKLEFSQRFYTKLRSRFRASGNVKLCLSLELTSTSHVPEGVQQCEQESTVDSKDSDSNLKNKYLSQNSHHIIASLGHSGHVVSHFTFCYVARIILMSLPWIVFL